The Raphanus sativus cultivar WK10039 chromosome 2, ASM80110v3, whole genome shotgun sequence genome includes a region encoding these proteins:
- the LOC108830993 gene encoding uncharacterized protein LOC108830993 isoform X1, translating to MAHIPAPVNAFNLQDQVDVDEAMAQILHHSQFDWLSQAEMLAIYAQHEHFEMSHGKFGPAPPIQEGLYFYDSARFSDRYQWTQVPGARRRNCVSGPTIEGQLINYTEARVPVPNGSFRRRNHHHVDDERLCLVHYQIRAPDGGPAVVADEDGDSESDESSEDDSESDDSSEEESEEDGSSEDSSDNDDPQEGEQVTVSGALALDLIEQSYAVKAWGEAALLLTAGAKGNRSASPPIARFQGQATDVETARKEIRHIRTEMVKLPSKHIGKSPEQIEADLKHPEYFSPSEAVEDGIFDKVVYNERISQDKGVLLSRFSAGNTPDVSFDNSPTEEHVRGSLDSVADKFGERRPRRAFV from the exons ATGGCTCATATTCCAGCGCCAGTTAACGCCTTTAACCTTCAAGACCAAGTAGATGTAGACGAAGCAATGGCGCAGATTCTCCACCATTCTCAGTTTGACTGGCTAAGTCAAGCTGAGATGCTGGCGATTTACGCGCAGCACGAGCACTTCGAGATGAGTCATGGGAAGTTTGGGCCGGCGCCGCCAATTCAAGAAGGACTGTACTTTTACGATTCGGCAAGATTCTCAGATCGGTATCAATGGACTCAGGTGCCTGGCGCGCGCCGTCGGAACTGTGTATCCGGTCCAACAATAGAAGGCCAGCTGATAAACTACACGGAAGCGCGGGTGCCTGTGCCGAATGGATCCTTCAGACGGCGGAATCACCACCACGTCGACGACGAGCGACTCTGCCTTGTTCATTATCAGATCCGTGCCCCCGACGGCGGTCCTGCGGTGGTAGCCGATGAAGATGGTGATTCGGAGAGCGACGAGTCATCCGAAGATGATTCCGAGAGCGACGATTCATCCGAAGAAGAGTCCGAAGAAGACGGGTCCTCCGAAGATTCCTCCGACAATGACGATCCTCAAG AAGGAGAGCAAGTGACCGTCTCTGGTGCTCTCGCACTTGATCTGATCGAGCAG AGTTATGCTGTGAAGGCTTGGGGTGAAGCTGCTTTGCTTCTGACTGCTGGTGCCAAAGGAAATCGTTCTGCATCGCCT CCCATTGCTCGATTCCAAGGACAAGCAACTGATGTTGAAACTGCAAGGAAAGAAATCAGGCACATAAGGACAGAAATG GTCAAGCTGCCTTCAAAGCATATTGGCAAATCACCGGAGCAGATTGAAGCTGACTTGAAACACCCTGAATATTTCAGTCCCAGTGAGGCTGTTGAAGATGGAATCTTTGATAAG GTGGTTTACAACGAAAGGATCAGCCAAGACAAAGGAGTACTGTTGAGCCGCTTTTCAGCTGGGAACACGCCTGACGTCTCGTTTGATAACTCTCCCACCGAGGAGCATGTTAGAGGCTCTTTGGATTCCGTAGCGGATAAGTTTGGTGAACGACGTCCTCGAAGGGCTTTTGTGTAA
- the LOC108830993 gene encoding uncharacterized protein LOC108830993 isoform X2, translating to MAHIPAPVNAFNLQDQVDVDEAMAQILHHSQFDWLSQAEMLAIYAQHEHFEMSHGKFGPAPPIQEGLYFYDSARFSDRYQWTQVPGARRRNCVSGPTIEGQLINYTEARVPVPNGSFRRRNHHHVDDERLCLVHYQIRAPDGGPAVVADEDGDSESDESSEDDSESDDSSEEESEEDGSSEDSSDNDDPQEGEQVTVSGALALDLIEQSYAVKAWGEAALLLTAGAKGNRSASPPIARFQGQATDVETARKEIRHIRTEMVKLPSKHIGKSPEQIEADLKHPEYFSPSEAVEDGIFDKVVYNERISQDKGVLLSRFSAGNTPDVSFDNSPTEEHVRGSLDSVADKFGERRPRRAFV from the exons ATGGCTCATATTCCAGCGCCAGTTAACGCCTTTAACCTTCAAGACCAAGTAGATGTAGACGAAGCAATGGCGCAGATTCTCCACCATTCTCAGTTTGACTGGCTAAGTCAAGCTGAGATGCTGGCGATTTACGCGCAGCACGAGCACTTCGAGATGAGTCATGGGAAGTTTGGGCCGGCGCCGCCAATTCAAGAAGGACTGTACTTTTACGATTCGGCAAGATTCTCAGATCGGTATCAATGGACTCAGGTGCCTGGCGCGCGCCGTCGGAACTGTGTATCCGGTCCAACAATAGAAGGCCAGCTGATAAACTACACGGAAGCGCGGGTGCCTGTGCCGAATGGATCCTTCAGACGGCGGAATCACCACCACGTCGACGACGAGCGACTCTGCCTTGTTCATTATCAGATCCGTGCCCCCGACGGCGGTCCTGCGGTGGTAGCCGATGAAGATGGTGATTCGGAGAGCGACGAGTCATCCGAAGATGATTCCGAGAGCGACGATTCATCCGAAGAAGAGTCCGAAGAAGACGGGTCCTCCGAAGATTCCTCCGACAATGACGATCCTCAAG AAGGAGAGCAAGTGACCGTCTCTGGTGCTCTCGCACTTGATCTGATCGAGCAG AGTTATGCTGTGAAGGCTTGGGGTGAAGCTGCTTTGCTTCTGACTGCTGGTGCCAAAGGAAATCGTTCTGCATCGCCT CCCATTGCTCGATTCCAAGGACAAGCAACTGATGTTGAAACTGCAAGGAAAGAAATCAGGCACATAAGGACAGAAATG GTCAAGCTGCCTTCAAAGCATATTGGCAAATCACCGGAGCAGATTGAAGCTGACTTGAAACACCCTGAATATTTCAGTCCCAGTGAGGCTGTTGAAGATGGAATCTTTGATAAG GTGGTTTACAACGAAAGGATCAGCCAAGACAAAGGAGTACTGTTGAGCCGCTTTTCAGCTGGGAACACGCCTGACGTCTCGTTTGATAACTCTCCCACCGAGGAGCATGTTAGAGGCTCTTTGGATTCCGTAGCGGATAAGTTTGGTGAACGACGTCCTCGAAGGGCTTTTGT GTAA
- the LOC108830994 gene encoding protein arginine N-methyltransferase 1.6-like: MSPPLSLLLRLLPKTVIPFLPFRSPPLTRRLRSFVPARTMSSQSNNQRVFQLRQDPLTGTSEWIVIDENDQAGAPVTSTDGLLATTSYLDMLNDTRRNRAYRLAIEKTITEPCHVLDIGAGTGLLSMMAARAMGDKEESCVTACESYLPMVKLMRKVLHKNGMTKNVNLINKRSDELKVGSDIASRADVLVSEILDSELLGEGLIPSLQHAHDMLLVDNPKSVPYRATTYCQVGAAA; this comes from the exons ATGTCTCCGCCActgtctcttcttcttcgtcttcttcccaAAACCGTCATTCCCTTTCTCCCCTTCCGTTCTCCCCCACTCACTCGCCGCCTAAGGTCCTTCGTCCCAGCTCGGACCATGAGCTCTCAATCAAATAATCAACGCGTCTTCCAGCTCAGACAAGACCCTCTCACCGGCACTTCGGAGTGGATCGTCATCGACGAGAACGACCAAGCCGGAGCTCCAGTGACTTCAACCGACGGCCTCCTCGCCACGACGTCGTATCTGGACATGCTCAACGACACTCGCCGCAACCGAGCTTACCGTCTAGCGATCGAGAAAACCATCACCGAGCCTTGCCACGTCCTCGACATCGG TGCTGGAACGGGGTTGCTATCTATGATGGCTGCGAGAGCGATGGGAGATAAAGAAGAGTCTTGTGTGACGGCGTGTGAGTCGTACCTCCCTATGGTGAAGCTTATGAGGAAGGTTTTGCATAAGAACGGGATGACTAAGAACGTCAACCTCATTAACAAACGATCCGATGAATTGAAAGTTGGGTCAGACATTGCTTCACGTGCTGATGTTCTT GTAAGCGAGATATTGGACTCTGAGTTACTTGGTGAAGGTCTCATCCCAAGTTTACAACATGCTCATGACATGTTACTGGTTGATAATCCAAAAAGTGTGCCGTACCGAGCTACTACGTATTGTCAG GTGGGTGCTGCAGCTTGA
- the LOC130500387 gene encoding bifunctional adenosine 5'-phosphosulfate phosphorylase/adenylylsulfatase HINT4-like isoform X1, with product MAGENQTCIYRQIVHDPSSTTRLLHTDEKFVEFQDIKPAARRHYLVIPKEHIPTARDLQRRDEDCSLDLVFTSRLLTVSIISISIVLHCLLCPDGNSSSTSLWDLLVVLLKQRHFWRR from the exons ATGGCGGGAGAGAATCAGACGTGTATATACCGTCAGATCGTGCACGATCCCAGCTCCACTACTCGTCTCCTTCACACC GATGAGAAGTTCGTCGAGTTTCAAGACATCAAGCCTGCCGCCCGGAG GCACTACTTGGTCATTCCAAAAGAGCACATTCCAACTGCGAGAGACCTccagagaagagatgaagacTGCTCTTTGG ATTTGGTTTTCACCAGCCGCCTTTTAACAGTGTCGATCATCTCCATCTCCATTGTTTTGCATTGCCTTTTATGCCCAG ATGGAAATTCGTCAAGTACAAGTCTTTGGGACCTTTTGGTGGTTTTATTGAAGCAGAGACACTTCTGGAGAAGATAA
- the LOC130500387 gene encoding bifunctional adenosine 5'-phosphosulfate phosphorylase/adenylylsulfatase HINT4-like isoform X2, producing the protein MAGENQTCIYRQIVHDPSSTTRLLHTDEKFVEFQDIKPAARRFGFHQPPFNSVDHLHLHCFALPFMPRWKFVKYKSLGPFGGFIEAETLLEKIRPLPSKV; encoded by the exons ATGGCGGGAGAGAATCAGACGTGTATATACCGTCAGATCGTGCACGATCCCAGCTCCACTACTCGTCTCCTTCACACC GATGAGAAGTTCGTCGAGTTTCAAGACATCAAGCCTGCCGCCCGGAG ATTTGGTTTTCACCAGCCGCCTTTTAACAGTGTCGATCATCTCCATCTCCATTGTTTTGCATTGCCTTTTATGCCCAG ATGGAAATTCGTCAAGTACAAGTCTTTGGGACCTTTTGGTGGTTTTATTGAAGCAGAGACACTTCTGGAGAAGATAAGGCCTCTTCCTTCAAAAGTGTAA
- the LOC108831004 gene encoding F-box protein At3g19470, which produces MKMSDLPSEVAEEVLCRIPVTSLRPVRSTCKKWNRLSRCGVFAKKHLAHQAKVAEEAKEDPLVVMMMDYRVYLMRFNLSNNNVGSCVKPEAKLIGPDGSDQIDVCEIFHCDGLLLCIPKDHSRLVVWNPYWGQTRWIECTHNYHLQPKLLVNKYRYALGYDRSSNSHKVLRFIDSPTRFVEFKIYEFSSDSWRILDLLPRDWMIGGWGGRGLSLKGNTYWFASGHDNSFLVCFDFTRETFWPPLPLPFEDACREDTVSLSSVRKDQLVVLFQPWDILTLEIWISNKIDEPNAVSWNNKVFLSVDIRQLIHPMWQFPPSAGFFIDEEKKIAVVFDKDTDIDNPTREVAYIIGVDGSFKAADVRECADKVLTALVCSYVPSLVQLN; this is translated from the coding sequence ATGAAGATGTCTGATCTTCCAAGCGAAGTGGCTGAGGAGGTGCTGTGTCGAATTCCGGTGACATCTCTGAGACCAGTCCGATCTACTTGCAAAAAGTGGAACAGGTTGTCTAGATGTGGCGTATTTGCAAAGAAGCACCTTGCTCATCAAGCAAAAGTAGCAGAAGAAGCAAAGGAGGACCCCCttgtggtgatgatgatggattATAGGGTTTATTTGATGAGATTCAATCTTTCCAACAACAACGTTGGATCATGTGTAAAGCCTGAAGCTAAACTTATTGGCCCAGACGGTTCAGATCAAATCGATGTGTGTGAAATCTTTCACTGCGACGGTTTATTGTTATGCATTCCCAAAGACCACTCCAGGCTCGTGGTTTGGAACCCTTATTGGGGGCAAACCAGGTGGATCGAGTGCACTCATAATTACCACTTACAGCCTAAGCTCTTGGTGAACAAGTATAGGTATGCTCTTGGGTACGACAGGAGCAGTAATTCCCACAAAGTCTTGAGATTTATTGATTCTCCCACTAGGTTTGTTGAGTTCAAAATCTACGAATTCAGTTCTGATTCATGGAGGATTCTTGATCTCCTTCCTCGAGACTGGATGATAGGAGGATGGGGTGGACGTGGCCTATCTTTAAAGGGAAATACCTACTGGTTTGCTTCAGGGCACGATAATAGTTTCTTAGTCTGTTTTGATTTCACAAGAGAGACATTCTGGCCGCCTTTGCCTCTTCCCTTTGAGGATGCTTGTCGTGAAGATACTGTGAGTCTTTCTAGTGTTAGAAAAGATCAGCTTGTGGTTTTATTCCAGCCCTGGGATATATTGACATTGGAGATCTGGATTTCCAATAAGATTGATGAGCCTAACGCCGTGTCCTGGAACAACAAGGTGTTCTTATCGGTGGATATCAGACAGCTCATTCACCCTATGTGGCAGTTTCCGCCATCTGCGGGTTTCTTCATCGACGAGGAGAAGAAAATCGCCGTGGTTTTTGATAAAGACACAGATATAGATAACCCCACTCGCGAAGTAGCTTACATCATTGGAGTAGATGGATCCTTCAAAGCAGCAGATGTCAGAGAATGTGCAGACAAAGTTCTTACCGCACTTGTTTGCTCATATGTTCCAAGCTTAGTGCAACTTAACTAG
- the LOC108830996 gene encoding phospholipase A1-Ibeta2, chloroplastic, which produces MQILTPSTDLFHAQHRPFTCSTKTSTLIRTKPLSVSTARKTNREHLRNLENVLKTSSTSTDNLHNNVSSPQVIKTTTSTSKLLGGLNLARIWPQMKAAVDEMSPKHLKRLQRLLSKSSEERSPKNKLGSKWRELHGSNNWAGLLDPLDENLRRELVRYGEFVQASYHAFHSDPEGSPRDVALPDGSFKVTKSLYATSSVHLPKWIDDMAPDLRWMTKQTSWVGYVAVCDDPREIRRMGRREIVIALRGTATLLEWSENFRPNLVSMPEQKPDPSDPTRPKVECGFNSLYTTASQHAPSLAESLVGEITRLVDLYAGEELSISVTGHSLGAAIALLAADNIAERVPDAPPVSVFSFGGPRVGNREFAERLESKGVKVLRVVNSQDVVTKVPGIFSDNDNSSKQGQSRIMEMVERNNPWAYSHVGAELRVDMKMSPYLKPNADVACCHDLEAYLHLVDGFLASNCPFRANAKRSLRKLLDEQRSNVKVLYTGKSLRLNRDSVVDNGDVLPSPSSL; this is translated from the coding sequence ATGCAGATACTTACGCCTAGCACCGACTTATTCCACGCACAACATAGACCTTTTACATGCAGTACCAAAACCTCGACGTTGATCCGAACGAAGCCACTCTCCGTTTCTACGGCCAGGAAAACAAATAGAGAACATCTCAGAAACCTTGAGAACGTTCTTAAAACCTCCTCAACCTCTACAGATAATCTCCACAATAATGTATCTTCTCCCCAAGTAATTAAGACGACAACGTCAACGTCGAAGTTACTAGGAGGTTTGAACTTAGCGAGAATCTGGCCTCAGATGAAGGCCGCCGTCGACGAAATGTCTCCGAAGCATCTAAAGCGGCTTCAAAGACTTCTCTCAAAATCATCCGAGGAGCGTTCGCCCAAGAATAAACTCGGGTCTAAATGGCGGGAGCTACACGGGTCGAATAACTGGGCCGGGTTGCTCGATCCTCTAGATGAGAATCTCCGTCGAGAGCTTGTCCGTTACGGAGAGTTCGTGCAGGCGTCTTATCACGCGTTTCACTCCGACCCGGAAGGCTCGCCGAGAGACGTCGCGTTACCTGACGGATCATTTAAAGTGACCAAAAGTCTTTACGCCACGTCATCTGTTCATTTACCTAAATGGATCGATGACATGGCGCCTGATCTTAGGTGGATGACTAAACAAACTAGCTGGGTTGGGTACGTGGCCGTCTGCGATGATCCGAGGGAGATCCGACGGATGGGGAGGAGAGAGATCGTCATCGCGCTACGCGGAACCGCCACGTTGCTCGAGTGGTCAGAGAATTTCAGACCGAACCTGGTTTCCATGCCTGAACAAAAACCCGATCCATCAGACCCGACCCGGCCCAAAGTCGAATGCGGGTTCAACAGCCTCTACACGACGGCCAGCCAGCACGCGCCGAGTCTCGCCGAGTCACTGGTCGGAGAGATCACCCGGCTCGTGGATCTCTACGCCGGAGAAGAGCTGAGCATCAGCGTCACCGGACACAGCCTCGGCGCCGCCATCGCTCTCCTCGCGGCAGACAATATCGCAGAGCGTGTCCCGGACGCGCCTCCGGTGTCGGTTTTTTCGTTCGGCGGGCCTCGTGTGGGGAACAGAGAGTTTGCTGAGCGGCTAGAATCGAAGGGAGTGAAAGTCCTCCGCGTCGTTAACAGCCAGGACGTGGTGACGAAAGTTCCCGGGATATTCTCCGATAACGATAATAGTAGCAAGCAGGGGCAGAGTCGTATAATGGAGATGGTGGAGAGGAACAATCCGTGGGCTTACTCGCACGTGGGAGCTGAGCTGCGCGTGGATATGAAGATGTCTCCGTATTTGAAACCAAACGCTGACGTGGCGTGCTGTCATGACCTGGAGGCGTACTTGCACTTGGTCGACGGGTTTTTGGCTTCGAACTGTCCGTTTCGGGCGAACGCGAAAAGGAGTTTGAGGAAGCTGTTGGATGAGCAACGGTCTAACGTCAAGGTTTTGTACACTGGGAAGTCTTTGAGACTCAACCGTGATAGTGTTGTCGATAACGGAGATGTTTTGCCTAGTCCGTCGTCATTGTGA